Proteins encoded together in one bacterium window:
- a CDS encoding toll/interleukin-1 receptor domain-containing protein codes for MHTFISYVHDDILIVQRLAEYLRANAIEVWLDREKLAPGKKWQDVIRKAIRSGSYFIACFSDNYLTRSNNYMEEELNIALEELKLRPTETDWFIPVIINRYSFPELPKRIAAVIHETQVAYLVWNNFEIGGRKIRDTISPDAKFADIASDVLAFRHIDWPNPSEANKAIRAIVTLDQSIENQIYLYDLIHREVPPIREYLKRYLIDEEPNESLILFLAIVCYPETVLDHFIEFKVKLQNCISNFPKGYIAFPYFGWSKTGFCNSVTKNLLMDVGREKLIVYIGEYIKEYSPTENFTRIVAKICEPNSILEMFPSNSNKFIQCLETISPDYMSIPYFAWNMECATYKNMFSNWKSQLGDQAVVMTSIDFQSFEICPNCQIKAVMSSSEDLKWDGEYFRRTYFFCTNCKDSWEQEDG; via the coding sequence ATGCATACTTTTATTTCTTACGTACACGACGACATATTGATCGTTCAACGATTGGCAGAGTACCTCCGTGCCAATGCAATCGAGGTTTGGCTCGACCGAGAAAAACTTGCCCCCGGAAAAAAGTGGCAGGATGTGATTCGAAAAGCGATCCGCTCAGGTTCATACTTTATTGCCTGTTTCTCTGATAACTATCTGACTCGATCTAACAACTACATGGAAGAAGAACTTAACATTGCACTGGAAGAACTTAAACTTCGTCCCACGGAAACAGACTGGTTCATTCCGGTTATAATAAATCGATATTCATTCCCAGAATTACCCAAGCGCATTGCTGCAGTGATTCATGAAACACAGGTGGCATACCTTGTATGGAACAACTTCGAGATCGGTGGGAGGAAAATTCGCGATACGATATCTCCTGATGCGAAGTTCGCAGATATCGCCTCGGATGTCCTCGCATTCAGACACATCGACTGGCCAAATCCAAGTGAAGCGAACAAAGCGATTCGAGCTATTGTTACTTTAGACCAATCAATAGAGAACCAGATATATTTATATGATTTGATTCATCGTGAAGTGCCTCCGATTCGAGAATATCTTAAGAGATACTTAATCGATGAAGAACCGAACGAATCACTCATCCTTTTCTTAGCTATTGTATGCTACCCAGAAACTGTACTGGACCACTTTATCGAGTTCAAAGTTAAACTGCAAAACTGTATCTCCAACTTTCCCAAGGGATATATAGCATTTCCCTACTTTGGTTGGTCGAAAACCGGTTTTTGCAATTCCGTCACTAAAAATTTGTTGATGGATGTCGGCCGTGAAAAACTCATAGTCTACATAGGTGAGTATATAAAAGAGTATTCACCCACAGAAAACTTCACACGGATTGTAGCAAAAATCTGCGAGCCAAATTCAATTCTCGAGATGTTTCCATCCAATTCAAATAAATTTATTCAGTGTCTTGAAACAATCTCACCGGATTACATGTCAATTCCATATTTTGCTTGGAACATGGAATGCGCCACTTACAAAAATATGTTTTCAAATTGGAAATCTCAATTGGGTGATCAAGCTGTAGTAATGACATCGATTGATTTTCAATCATTTGAGATTTGTCCTAACTGTCAAATCAAGGCAGTGATGTCATCATCGGAAGACTTAAAATGGGATGGTGAATATTTCAGAAGGACGTATTTCTTTTGTACGAACTGTAAAGACAGTTGGGAACAAGAAGATGGGTGA
- a CDS encoding FG-GAP-like repeat-containing protein, whose product MIKLIYIRRCQLGVVMLIFLNLQNLSANQPTTPVLPAIDTRGGPDLAGYQWTDDLEPFSPSFQWLTLNTTPFTKILQGVHRNNEIGFGFPYYDSTYTVCHISSCGWLSFISPDSAFTVNQGMPTAAPPNGVIAPYWDNLYESSYVQGIRAARYDSSRYVVTWHVSRNSSVYEFQVILHRSGQIIFQYNQLGANLTSATVGIENHLGHIGQFVCRNEEFVRLHSAITFRRIQNPSNPFPPDATTEVRRDQRLSWSFDVLARHYEVRLDTMSPPERIIAQSVRTNYWDVPLLLPYQRYYWQVIADDSINTRPSQIWQFVTSNVYRPSPPVQAWISDVTATSLTLKWFPANSECSGYRIYRSMQDNPYELVDTVASDDSLSISCTGLSPYTKCRFKVFSIYDTLTSFDCAEAMGWTATAPVVPPTIDAVSYNWAMLNIYNNPQTPNPNNARYAITDELSGLWLNESYSLTSPVPIWFVLGLNDSIKCMILNLFPATQYRFALYALDSASAGGYRAGAVSVRTNESFSYVPFRTVYWISNPSADSRNHEFGKQLCPIGDVNADGRADLLVSLPEWIHSTRDYGEMYISRQLGNNITPTLFGPITNPIISDTLTHFGVSTANIGDIDGNGTEEYVTSVQPEQGQGYVLCYRNYSQFPVYRIEGSGVGSFGAKVVAIGDVTCDSVTDLLVTDPIANSHVISSGVAYLYDGYRGTLIDCVASPTPRVGGRFGENAAGVGDLNRDGKPEFAVVAPYETSDNWSGAVYIFDGASKTLFRTHYGSPGEELGKIIAGGIDVTGDIIPEYFLSAPGFRNGLGFRTGKVNCFNGATGTLLYSILSPEYRADNFAVDLVLTQDITSDGYPDLLIASNEYDYANQIDAGKVDFFRATDGLHVSRLQLAVPLANHRFGSRLAILENADQAPTIIVSALGLSSQRSGQVIGYQSTASAVGRSEAGLLPVGLQCSVYPNPSNSQIQVRFSLPTAGEVNSRLYETTGRELHRPIRGSFSAGDHVAPITLNGFSSGIYYLEIEANQQRRFCKILLVK is encoded by the coding sequence ATGATAAAGTTAATATATATCCGACGATGCCAACTCGGCGTTGTCATGCTCATATTCCTGAATTTACAGAATCTATCGGCCAATCAACCGACCACTCCTGTCCTTCCCGCGATCGATACTCGTGGCGGTCCAGATCTGGCTGGATATCAATGGACCGATGATTTAGAGCCATTCTCTCCCTCGTTTCAATGGTTAACGCTTAATACGACACCTTTCACGAAAATCTTGCAAGGCGTGCACCGCAACAACGAGATCGGATTTGGCTTTCCCTACTATGACTCGACGTATACGGTTTGTCACATCAGTTCCTGCGGTTGGTTGTCGTTTATAAGTCCAGACAGTGCATTTACCGTTAATCAGGGAATGCCGACGGCCGCACCGCCGAACGGTGTAATCGCCCCGTATTGGGATAATTTGTATGAGAGTTCGTATGTGCAAGGGATACGCGCTGCTCGCTACGATTCCTCTCGCTATGTTGTCACATGGCATGTTTCGCGTAATAGTTCGGTGTATGAGTTTCAAGTGATTTTGCATCGCTCGGGACAGATAATCTTTCAGTACAATCAATTGGGCGCAAATCTCACGAGCGCAACCGTCGGAATCGAAAACCATTTAGGCCATATCGGACAATTCGTTTGCCGGAACGAGGAGTTCGTCCGGTTGCATTCCGCCATTACTTTTCGTCGGATACAGAATCCATCCAATCCGTTTCCTCCCGATGCAACAACCGAAGTCCGTCGCGATCAACGATTGAGCTGGTCGTTCGATGTCTTAGCGAGGCATTATGAAGTTCGGCTCGACACAATGTCTCCACCAGAGCGAATCATCGCACAATCGGTTCGTACGAACTATTGGGATGTTCCGTTACTGCTCCCTTACCAACGGTACTATTGGCAAGTAATCGCCGACGATTCGATCAATACGAGACCGAGTCAAATCTGGCAGTTTGTGACATCCAACGTGTATCGCCCCAGTCCTCCGGTGCAAGCGTGGATTAGCGACGTTACGGCAACCTCCCTCACTCTAAAATGGTTTCCCGCGAATTCCGAATGTTCCGGGTATCGCATCTACCGTTCGATGCAAGATAACCCTTATGAACTGGTTGACACAGTAGCGTCGGACGACTCGTTGTCCATATCCTGCACCGGTTTGTCGCCTTACACCAAATGTCGATTCAAGGTATTTTCGATTTACGATACGCTCACTTCTTTCGATTGCGCCGAGGCAATGGGATGGACAGCTACCGCTCCCGTTGTGCCCCCCACGATCGATGCGGTATCGTACAATTGGGCGATGTTGAACATCTATAACAATCCCCAGACGCCTAATCCGAATAATGCACGCTATGCAATAACCGATGAGTTGTCGGGACTATGGTTAAACGAATCGTATTCGCTAACGTCACCGGTTCCGATTTGGTTTGTACTCGGGCTAAATGATTCGATCAAATGCATGATCCTCAATTTATTTCCGGCAACCCAATACCGGTTTGCCTTATATGCACTCGATTCGGCGTCGGCTGGCGGTTATCGAGCTGGCGCCGTTTCCGTAAGAACAAATGAGTCGTTCTCGTACGTGCCTTTTCGAACGGTTTACTGGATTTCTAATCCGAGCGCCGATTCCCGCAATCACGAATTTGGGAAACAACTCTGCCCGATTGGCGATGTTAATGCCGATGGCAGAGCAGACCTGCTCGTTAGTCTACCGGAGTGGATACACTCGACCCGAGATTACGGCGAGATGTATATCTCACGGCAGCTCGGTAACAATATTACTCCCACATTGTTTGGGCCTATTACAAACCCCATTATTAGCGATACCTTGACTCATTTTGGCGTATCGACGGCGAACATCGGCGATATCGACGGCAATGGAACGGAGGAGTACGTTACTTCGGTGCAACCGGAACAAGGCCAAGGATATGTTCTTTGCTACCGTAACTACTCTCAATTTCCCGTGTACCGTATTGAAGGTTCAGGTGTTGGGTCTTTCGGAGCGAAAGTCGTTGCAATCGGCGACGTAACCTGCGATTCGGTGACGGATTTACTGGTGACCGATCCGATTGCGAACAGCCATGTGATTTCGTCGGGCGTTGCGTATTTGTACGATGGATACCGGGGAACGTTGATCGATTGTGTTGCATCGCCCACACCGCGAGTGGGAGGACGATTTGGCGAAAATGCTGCTGGTGTTGGCGATTTAAATCGCGATGGAAAACCGGAGTTTGCGGTCGTTGCGCCTTATGAGACCAGCGATAACTGGAGTGGGGCAGTATACATCTTCGATGGCGCTTCGAAAACACTGTTCCGAACGCATTATGGAAGCCCGGGCGAAGAATTGGGTAAGATCATTGCCGGAGGAATCGATGTAACCGGCGATATTATTCCGGAGTATTTTTTGTCGGCGCCCGGTTTCCGTAACGGATTAGGTTTCCGTACCGGGAAAGTCAATTGTTTCAACGGTGCAACTGGAACGCTACTATACTCGATATTGTCGCCGGAGTATCGAGCGGATAATTTTGCCGTCGACTTGGTTTTGACACAGGATATCACGAGCGACGGCTATCCTGACCTGTTGATTGCTTCTAATGAGTATGATTATGCGAATCAGATCGATGCCGGCAAAGTTGATTTCTTCCGCGCAACCGATGGTCTCCACGTTTCGAGATTACAACTGGCTGTTCCCCTTGCAAATCACCGGTTTGGATCGCGGCTGGCGATTTTGGAGAATGCCGATCAAGCGCCGACAATCATCGTTTCGGCACTCGGATTGAGTTCGCAGCGCAGTGGGCAAGTTATTGGATATC
- a CDS encoding glycosyltransferase family 39 protein codes for MYLVFAFFLLFYSLTITKNLGVAHDAMSYLVNITRGTDLDHPHHLLYHWTARIWLLLFQLVQIPLSSATTVQLLNVLFGALTMALFYQLLRTSLSATGPMAFMGTLLPAFSYGFWFYTTTIEVYNIPLFLLLLTIMVLNGSINTKFRWYWVGLLHGAAILYHQVNVLFGIVILVFILKFSSSSITIAKQAIRKYLTVVVPMTIIPYLFTYVFIRHFTTFEQCWRWTTAYAQDNRYWIGFDPLFAIKIAKGLVNVFIGGHFIFALPSVERLLASMDRQFYFADEYFLVRDLPTVQATFLLIATLVFFVMIAYLVVNHRSNQKTILPERLRKTKSALVLWLSVYSVFFCFWDVGNIEFWIPQSLILWFLFLIRIRKTLQYPVYEKIRLIPLGILVLSLLTVNWLGSMRWLANDQYDFVLSKTLPIAKYAKPGDVIVTNYSWIVSDYFEYYSPAKMIAVSELFEEYDHSSQLTEVLRNRIDIALSRGNDVYVTQDAVSIDRFTEAHYGERVREIEAVWDSYRTHWKIYPTTIDTFYRIGAMSLPVLK; via the coding sequence ATGTATTTAGTGTTCGCTTTCTTCCTTCTTTTCTATTCGTTAACCATAACAAAAAATCTTGGTGTTGCCCACGATGCGATGAGTTATCTGGTCAACATCACTCGGGGAACCGATCTCGATCATCCCCATCATTTGCTATATCACTGGACCGCCCGCATCTGGTTGCTGTTGTTTCAGCTTGTTCAAATCCCTTTGTCTTCGGCAACAACCGTCCAGTTATTAAATGTTCTCTTTGGCGCGCTTACGATGGCGTTGTTCTATCAGTTACTGCGCACCAGCCTTTCGGCAACTGGCCCGATGGCATTTATGGGAACCTTGTTGCCGGCGTTTTCCTACGGATTTTGGTTCTACACGACTACGATCGAAGTATACAACATTCCCTTGTTTCTGTTACTATTAACAATAATGGTTCTCAACGGTTCGATAAACACCAAATTCCGTTGGTATTGGGTAGGATTGCTGCACGGTGCGGCAATTCTATACCATCAAGTCAATGTCTTGTTTGGTATCGTAATCCTGGTGTTCATTTTAAAATTCTCAAGCAGTAGCATTACAATAGCAAAGCAAGCGATTAGAAAGTATCTAACGGTTGTCGTCCCAATGACGATAATACCCTATCTCTTCACATACGTTTTTATTCGCCATTTCACAACGTTTGAGCAATGTTGGCGTTGGACGACTGCTTATGCGCAGGACAATCGTTATTGGATTGGATTCGATCCGTTGTTCGCAATAAAAATCGCGAAAGGGCTCGTTAACGTATTCATCGGCGGACATTTTATTTTTGCATTGCCATCAGTAGAACGCTTACTGGCTTCGATGGATCGACAGTTTTATTTTGCGGACGAGTACTTCTTGGTGCGTGATCTGCCAACAGTACAAGCAACGTTTCTTCTCATTGCAACTCTCGTTTTCTTCGTTATGATCGCTTATTTGGTTGTGAACCATCGAAGTAACCAGAAAACGATTCTTCCGGAGCGATTGCGGAAGACTAAGTCGGCGCTGGTTTTATGGTTGTCAGTATATTCGGTGTTTTTTTGTTTTTGGGATGTTGGGAATATTGAGTTTTGGATACCTCAATCGCTGATTCTTTGGTTTCTGTTTTTAATTCGGATTAGAAAAACACTACAGTATCCCGTTTACGAGAAAATACGTTTGATTCCGCTTGGGATTCTCGTTCTATCACTCTTAACTGTCAACTGGTTAGGCAGTATGCGCTGGTTAGCAAACGACCAATATGATTTCGTCCTATCGAAGACGTTGCCAATCGCGAAGTACGCGAAACCGGGTGATGTGATTGTCACAAACTATAGCTGGATCGTATCTGATTACTTTGAATACTACTCTCCTGCCAAAATGATTGCGGTTTCCGAGTTGTTTGAAGAGTATGATCATTCTTCGCAGTTAACGGAAGTTCTCAGAAATCGAATTGATATCGCATTGAGTCGAGGAAATGATGTGTATGTCACACAAGACGCCGTCTCAATTGACCGCTTTACCGAAGCACATTATGGCGAGCGAGTCCGCGAGATCGAAGCGGTCTGGGACAGTTATCGAACTCATTGGAAAATCTATCCGACTACAATCGATACGTTCTACCGGATCGGAGCAATGAGCTTACCCGTACTAAAATAA